The DNA window cgcggccgcgcgggccTCGTCGGCCTCGCCAACTCGCagctccgcgccgaggccgccgccctcagccgccgccgcctccgcgtcaccgTCCGACGCCACCGCAGGTctgcgccgaggccgccgcccccgcctgccgatgaccgtgagagagagacaggtgggtcccacaattttatatatatatatatatatacacacgcgcGTACGACACGTAGACTAAAACCACcacggattgggtcgaggggggttattcatccggtttgtatagttgggggtgaagaatgtccgattttgtggttcagggtgtaattcggacgaccgcgatagttaaGGAaataattcgtactttttccggTCTAAAATTTGTCGGCTTGAACTGTACAAGCAAATTGAAGTTAACTATCAGTCTATCACcaacttattttaaaaagttgtccttggaaaaaaaaatctgcgaGGTTGTCCTTGTTAGTGAGGTTTGTCACTATTTGCTTGGGTACATTACATCATGAGTAGTTAACTATAACCATGAAAATACTGAACAGCGTGGCATGGAGCCACATCTCACAAGCTCACTCTGAGCCTTCTGCTTTGTTCTTAGCACTGTTTGTTTACTACGCACTATGCATTACTGCATGTCGTGTTATGTCTACGGCGAAAAAGAGATGGGAAAATCCGGTCATGATGGGATGATCAGATCCATGGTTGAAAACTCAACCTCGACCGGAATCTTCCGCGGCATatggaagaaaaacaaaacggCGTGCAAAACGCGCGAGAGGCGATCATGGGTCACACATCAACGGAAGCCAACAAAGAAGAgcatggcggcagcggcacacCCGCATGATGACGCGTCGATCTGTACAAAACGCTCGCCGTGCACGAGCTACCTAAAGCTTTTCTCGCACGAGCTatgcttctctttctttcccttcgtcgccgcgccgtcacAACAGCATCTACTTCTGCATCTGCTGCACAGTTCATCGCTGTTTTCCAGGACACTTTTGCCTCCCCTGGGAACAAACAATCTCGCGTTCCCTACGGGGTTTCTCCGTGCTTTCATCAACGCATAGTTCACACTCTGCCTCGCGTGATCGCGTTAACCCTGGCCCTCCGCTACACCGCTACTGTTCTATGTATAAGACCGATCAAAAGTATCTGGTCCGAAAAATTCCCAGCTTCATTGCCCAAGTTTTACGCAAAACTCGATGGTGTCAATTTAACAGGAAACGTGCGTGCTTACATCAAAAGCATCAGTGAGGCTAGATGGATCAACGGAAAGATAAGATTCTTATTAGAGAACCCGTGGAGGAAGACACCGATCGAGCCAGCTGCACACGAAACCGGCGAAATTTCAAGAAGGCGCACGCATGGCGCGTGCACGGCCAGGCCGCGACGACCACGGAGCCGAGCGCGAGCCCCGGCACTGTTCCCATTGACCCCCCGCTTtggcctgcaggctgcagccgaCGAAATCGCCCGCCTTTCTGCGGCAACGCCGGTGAATTCTCCCGTCCGGCCCCGTGTACACAACGCAACAGAGAGTCAGCCCCAAAACGGCGTCCGATTCGTATAAAAAATATGCAGCGTACATGTTCGCGTTGCTGGCTAGCGATCGACTTGCCGATAGTTCAGGAAAAGCATGACGATGGCGAAGAGATCAACATGCTCCTCGTGCAATTAAACGCCTCGATATATATAATTGTTGTTAGTTGGGTGTTTTAATAAGAATCGCGAAAAGCTGGAGCCTTTCCAGACCCCAAGAAGAACTTGGCTGATCCTTCCAAAAAGCTCAGATCCCCGTTGTCCTGATGTAGTAGCAGTAATCTTCAGAGCCTTGCATTGCAGGTTGCCAAGAAGAGGAGACGACTTTTTTGTGAGGCGTCAATTAGTTTGAGCCGTTCCCGACACGACGCACCGAATATCCAAAAAAGAATTGGATTATGTCTACCGAAACACATAAACTAGTAATACAATGGAACAAGTAAACGATAAAACCGAATATTTGCATTGCTACCTAAACACGGAAAATATATAGCGATGAAATGGGAATAAACGTACAGAGTATATATTATGGTCTGATTCAACGATGGCGGTCCGGTGTATAAACTACTTGATCTTACCTTTTCTTTCTGCATTATATGTGTGTACGTGTAAATGGGAGGACATATGCACGTATAGTTTCTGTAGCTTTCCGTCACAAGCAATTTATTTCTTCCTGCTGGGATTAAAATATTTGGTCCGTAACTCTTCGAACTGGCAGTTTGACGTCTTAAAATTGAACGATTCAATATTATTAAAGTCGCCAGAAAACTGCAGTTGAAATCAAGCTTCACAACAAAATAACGTAACGTCGTACATAATGAGAATTTTGCAGGGTAGGCGTgtacttctaatttttttaatatgataaaGGAAGTAAACAATGCGCCATATTTTGAAAAAGAGAGTACTATCATTATGATAAAGGACTGCCTTTACAAATTCAGTAAATAAAATACTCATGTATTATTCATTTCAACTCAACACACTAGACCGACACAAGTGGAGGGAAAGTCATACTACCCCtatttatttttagagtaaattcaTAAAACTGCCATTATTTGATCAATTATATCGCTTTACTACATCTTTACTAGATATTTCATATAATTGCAACAACTGCAACAACGAACGGTTTTAGTATAAAACCATAATTTTATCCCAtagtgtgtatgacatgtgatcCCGATTTGCAACAATACAAGTATCTCATAACACAATATGCATTACTCCTATGTGTATAACAAGTGAGTCTAATATCTTGTCAGAGCTATAAAATTGCAGCTTTCAATAAAATCTTATGCTATTATTGTAGTTCATTGAAATGCTTTGCTGAAGCTGCAACATATTGATAGTTTGGAagatttctgaaatttacttttatttttaacaTTGCGTTTAACATATACGGATATACTTTATTTGATGTTTAATTAGGATATCGATAGAGCCCTCAATATATAAGTTTGATTTTTATCTTTTATTGCAATACAttgataaaaaattataaattattactacatgaaaatatttttaatgacAAATCAACTGTTGTCTTCGCATATTAAAATTTAGTGGCCATGATCAGCACTTGTGCTCCAGCCAGACAACTCTGATTCGACACTGCTGCGGCGTAATTGTAGTCAGCACTACCGATCAGCCCCTATTATAACACATATTCACATATATTGATGATCTAAGTCCTTTTAAGGTTTTTCGTTTCAGCAGCAGTACAGCAAGCACCTCATCCATCGACTTCAGTCTTCAGGGATGCCAGAACGTAAGCACACCATTCCATCTTTTGGGCGTGAATGTGCACAAAACGATGGCACCGAACAGCAAAGGGCACAACATGTGTCAATATGCAGCGGCGACTGGTGACACGAACGTGTGCCTTGAACAGCGGTGGCAGCACGCCAAGGCGCCAATGCGTAGCAACAGCAGCCCGAGTGATGAGTGACTACGTGAGCACGCATGCGGACCGCCGGTGGCGTGGACACCTGTGGTGGCAGTGGCAGGCACACTAGTGGCGAACAAATTAAAATGCCTTTCGATTTCCCGTCTGGTTTCCGCCGCATAAACAGACATTATCACGGGGTTTACTCTTGTCTCTTGCAAGTGCCAAACCTTGTAATTTTATTTCGCTAAAAATTGCATCTGCTTTCAGACTACTGCAGCCTCTGAGAATTACAGACAGCGAAGGTATGTACTCCGTCCGATGTAATGATACTAGTGCCATGTACATATATGGTTTTGGTCGGACAGATAAAAAAAGCCATTTATTTTTTCCTCGGAActaaaagaaggaaaaacaatCGGCGACCTAACCACTTGCTTATTCCCGTGAGGGGCCACAGGGCCAACGGTGATGATTGGGCGAGGCCTATAAAGCCCCTGCGCCCATCTCTCACGCCAACGCAGACCGACACAACAGTGCAGGCCGCAAAGCAATCACGGCCGTCCAAGcaagccgcctcctcctcctccttaccAAGCCAAAGTCTTCTTCTGCTTTCTTTTCCCCTCGTGCTGCTCGCGGTTTGGCATTGTCTCTCTAGAGTCTAGACTCTAGAGTCTCCTCTTGCTCTCTTCTCGTCCGCCATTGATGGGGTGCAAGGCGTGCCAGAAGCCCAAGGTGCACTACCGGAAGGGCCTGtggtcgccggaggaggaccAGAAGCTCCGCGACTTCATCCTCCGCTACGGCCACGGCTGCTGGAGCGCCGTCCCCGTGAAGGCCGGTAAGACCACGGTTCCGAGCTCCGCCTGCGACGATTTCGCCGGGGAATTCACCGCGAATTTTGCAACTGCTGCACGCCTGAATGCATTGCACCTGTGTCCTGCTTCAAAACCCCCCTGTTTGCTTGTTGCTGCtctcgtttttttctttttttttttcaaatgcacCTTGATTTAAGGGAAGGGGAgaagggattttttttgtttcctacTATTTGCAAAGTGTTGTTCAGCTTCAGGACGATAGATGAAGCCTGTTTGAGCTTTTGTGTTTTTTCGTCAAATGTACCTTGTCTGGTGAGCTGAATTCTCTTCTGAATTTGCCTTTCATGCAGGGCTGCAGCGTAACGGCAAGAGTTGCAGGCTGAGATGGATCAATTACCTGAGGCCGGGGCTGAAGCACGGCATGTTTTcccgagaggaagaagaaaccgTCATGAACCTGCACGCTACAATGGGCAACAAGTAAGTGTCACACTTTTCACCTTACCTTTAGAGCCAGGAGATTGCTGTCAAGTAACGCTAATTAATTTAGCAAAGTAATTACTCCAACAGAGAGTAATTTTGGACATCCTACCTTCTGcctttttactctttttttttcttttactactACTGCACTTTGCTAGTGTCAGCTCGGCAAATTCAGTTTCAGAGTGGAAAAGGGCCTGGTTAAGTAAGAACAAAAGGAAATGCTGATGTTGGCCATCTAGACCGCTTTTGAGTGGTGTAGTTGATGCTGACATCTACGTTCCATATTGAGGCAATCAATTGCTTCTTTTTTCCGGTGCACATTTGATGATTGTGAACAACCATCTTCCTCTGATTAATTTATTTGCTGAAAGGCGTGCTTAGTCACGGTTAACCTTTTCTTAGCATAAAAGAAATGGGGGAAAAATCAGTGTCTGattcctctctccccctcttgaGAAAAATACTAACGCATTTTCTGGAGGTGATGTGGTTGCTTACTGGTGCAAATGCAAGTTGCCAGCTATTTTTGCACTcttctttagtcctggttccaTCGTCAGAAATCTTAACACCGTCCTTAGACACCAACAGTCTGTACAATCTCATTTATGAACATGGACGTACGGCAACTGCTGTACTACAATCAGACTAATCACAGTTCACTGAGAATTATGGAAACCTCTGCTTTGACGAAACCTAGAAAAGATCAACGTGTGGTACTACTATGACAATAAAAGATCCTTTATTAGACTGACTGTGCAATAGTaattcgcaaaaaaaaaagattaagaaGGCGATTATAAGTTATACTAGATAAGAAATACTTTTATCTaactttttttgtttgaaactaGGACTTTTATCTAACATGGTGATGGAAATTTGTGGTTGCAGGTGGTCACAGATAGCGCGGCATCTGCCTGGCCGGACGGACAACGAGGTGAAGAACTACTGGAACTCGTACCTCAAGAAGCGAGTCGAAGGCGCGGAGGCTGCGGCCAGAAAATCCGCCGAGCCGGCCGACGTCGTCACCGGCAGCCCGAACCGCAGCGAGACCGGCCAAGAACGCGTCGCCGCTGaccggccggcgagctccgagTCTTCCGGGCCGGTCGAGTCGTCGTCGGCCGACGACTCGAGCAGCCTCACCGAGCCCGCGGcggggctcgccgccgtccggccGCACGCGCCCGTGATCCCCAAGGTCATGTTCGCCGACTGGTTCGACATGGACTACGGGACTAGCCTCGCCGGGACGGCGCCGGGCCTGAGCTACCAGGGCTCGTCGTCGGTGCAGGTCGACGGCccgtgcggcggcgccgtggactCCCTGCACGGGctgggcgacggcggcttctGCTGGGACTTCGACGACGCGGCCGATCACatgcagggaggaggagggctctGCGACCTGCTCTCCATGAGCGAGTTCCTCGGCATCAACTAGGCGGGAGCGTACGCTCTTTCTTCCGTACAGTTCGTCGCCGAAGTGTAAATTCgtcagtttcttttttttttcccctctttttcaGAGGTGTAAATCGTGCCGTGCATGTGTAGTAGTTAAACTTACTGGCTTGTAGTGTTGAGTTTGGACTTCGAAGCCATGAGTTGTGCGTCGAAGTACAGTCTTAGCTTTCTCTTCATAAGGTTCGTGACTTCGTGTATACAGCTCTGGTTTTCCGGAAAACGGTTCAGAAAGAATAACAGAAACAGAGCGTCACAATTGCACGGTTTTCAGGCTTTCAGTATTCTGTTCTTGTCTGAGGAACACCGCATCCGCATGCTAGCTAATATGCTCTCAATTACTCCCGAGCCAATGAGACAtaatccctccgtccaaaaaaaaaaagacaaaccctggtttccgtgcccaacgtttaatcgtccgtcttatttaaaaaaattataaaaaaattaaaaggacaagtcacgcataaaatattaatcatgttttatcatctaacaacaacgaaaatacgaattataaaaaaatttcatataagacgg is part of the Oryza glaberrima chromosome 4, OglaRS2, whole genome shotgun sequence genome and encodes:
- the LOC127770202 gene encoding transcription factor LAF1-like, with product MGCKACQKPKVHYRKGLWSPEEDQKLRDFILRYGHGCWSAVPVKAGLQRNGKSCRLRWINYLRPGLKHGMFSREEEETVMNLHATMGNKWSQIARHLPGRTDNEVKNYWNSYLKKRVEGAEAAARKSAEPADVVTGSPNRSETGQERVAADRPASSESSGPVESSSADDSSSLTEPAAGLAAVRPHAPVIPKVMFADWFDMDYGTSLAGTAPGLSYQGSSSVQVDGPCGGAVDSLHGLGDGGFCWDFDDAADHMQGGGGLCDLLSMSEFLGIN